A region from the Nematostella vectensis chromosome 13, jaNemVect1.1, whole genome shotgun sequence genome encodes:
- the LOC116611541 gene encoding uncharacterized protein LOC116611541 isoform X2, whose translation MATLHWLIFVTSTFSFASSLRCLSSECTSPGGPCPPPTMVTCTASNPSIPMAPDRCTVAIASLEPQPGTVMEHVTRGCAYSFYCASAKFRNTTCDKLNTYFQGIVTSCDVGCCHGDMCNNGTLPKRDSIWPTGSDLSCYSCSSRDEPASCENPVTRSCGVDAKTNTTHDRCVTAIISEVEDGARRGYQVRDCGNALSCAGNLVCSTVNKTRKVTGCDVSCCYGENCNNGNDVVTTIGGATVVSLTCDPSSMAFSNSGNHLRMVFSRTLVVLVAVVALFADPGSSSICRSQDVFQLHNPQIRGNNLEGTFDLKMDLPSGVAFSVSAQATAALSIGLPLTYSIPKTEHTCEGLMADGWIDSCPVKKGLSKPFLMPLPHDLQNYRDGIKEVDVSFTITINGQAAAICSFKLDKF comes from the exons ATGGCGACTTTGCACTGGCTCATCTTCGTCACTTCTACGTTCTCCTTCG cAAGTTCCCTGAGATGTCTGTCTAGCGAGTGTACATCCCCTGGTGGACCATGCCCCCCACCAACCATGGTCACGTGCACTGCTAGTAATCCCAGCATTCCCATGGCTCCCGATCGATGCACAGTGGCGAT CGCTTCTCTGGAGCCTCAGCCTGGTACAGTCATGGAGCACGTGACACGAGGCTGTGCTTATTCTTTCTACTGCGCAAGCGCGAAGTTTAGGAATACCACGTGCGACAAGCTGAATACATATTTTCAGGGAATAGTGACATCATGTGACGTAGGGTGTTGTCATGGCGACATGTGTAATAATGGGACCCTGCCAAAGCGTGACTCGATATGGCCTACAG GCTCAGATCTGTCCTGTTACTCATGCTCCAGTAGGGATGAGCCGGCGAGCTGCGAGAATCCTGTCACGAGATCATGTGGCGTCGATGCCAAGACGAACACGACTCATGACCGATGCGTTACCGCCATAATAAGCGAGGTCGAGGACGGCGCACGGCGAGGCTACCAAGTCAGGGACTGCGGTAATGCTCTGTCCTGTGCCGGCAACTTAGTCTGCTCAACAGTAAACAAGACACGCAAAGTCACCGGATGTGACGTAAGCTGTTGCTATGGGGAAAACTGTAATAACGGAAATGACGTGGTGACGACTATAGGTGGCGCTACCGTTGTGTCTTTGACATGTGATCCGTCGTCGATGGCATTTAGTAATAGCGGCAATCACTTGAGA ATGGTGTTTTCCCGTACTCTTGTGGTTCTGGTAGCTGTGGTCGCATTGTTCGCTGATCCAGGCTCTAGCTCAATATGCCGCAGCCAAG ACGTTTTTCAGCTACATAATCCTCAAATAAGGGGGAATAACCTCGAGGGAACATTTGACCTAAAGATGGATCTTCCATCCGGCGTCGCCTTTTCCGTCAGCGCTCAAGCAACTGCAGCCCTGTCCATTGGGCTCCCATTGACATACAG CATCCCCAAGACAGAACACACTTGTGAGGGTTTGATGGCAGATGGATGGATCGATTCTTGTCCGGTTAAAAAGGGTTTATCTAAACCATTCCTGATGCCATTACCACATGATTTGCAAAATTACAGGGACGGG ATCAAAGAGGTTGATGTCAGcttcacaatcaccatcaatGGACAGGCTGCAGCGATATGCTCCTTTAAACTTGACAAATTTTGA
- the LOC116611541 gene encoding uncharacterized protein LOC116611541 isoform X1 — protein sequence MATLHWLIFVTSTFSFAASSLRCLSSECTSPGGPCPPPTMVTCTASNPSIPMAPDRCTVAIASLEPQPGTVMEHVTRGCAYSFYCASAKFRNTTCDKLNTYFQGIVTSCDVGCCHGDMCNNGTLPKRDSIWPTGSDLSCYSCSSRDEPASCENPVTRSCGVDAKTNTTHDRCVTAIISEVEDGARRGYQVRDCGNALSCAGNLVCSTVNKTRKVTGCDVSCCYGENCNNGNDVVTTIGGATVVSLTCDPSSMAFSNSGNHLRMVFSRTLVVLVAVVALFADPGSSSICRSQDVFQLHNPQIRGNNLEGTFDLKMDLPSGVAFSVSAQATAALSIGLPLTYSIPKTEHTCEGLMADGWIDSCPVKKGLSKPFLMPLPHDLQNYRDGIKEVDVSFTITINGQAAAICSFKLDKF from the exons ATGGCGACTTTGCACTGGCTCATCTTCGTCACTTCTACGTTCTCCTTCG cagcAAGTTCCCTGAGATGTCTGTCTAGCGAGTGTACATCCCCTGGTGGACCATGCCCCCCACCAACCATGGTCACGTGCACTGCTAGTAATCCCAGCATTCCCATGGCTCCCGATCGATGCACAGTGGCGAT CGCTTCTCTGGAGCCTCAGCCTGGTACAGTCATGGAGCACGTGACACGAGGCTGTGCTTATTCTTTCTACTGCGCAAGCGCGAAGTTTAGGAATACCACGTGCGACAAGCTGAATACATATTTTCAGGGAATAGTGACATCATGTGACGTAGGGTGTTGTCATGGCGACATGTGTAATAATGGGACCCTGCCAAAGCGTGACTCGATATGGCCTACAG GCTCAGATCTGTCCTGTTACTCATGCTCCAGTAGGGATGAGCCGGCGAGCTGCGAGAATCCTGTCACGAGATCATGTGGCGTCGATGCCAAGACGAACACGACTCATGACCGATGCGTTACCGCCATAATAAGCGAGGTCGAGGACGGCGCACGGCGAGGCTACCAAGTCAGGGACTGCGGTAATGCTCTGTCCTGTGCCGGCAACTTAGTCTGCTCAACAGTAAACAAGACACGCAAAGTCACCGGATGTGACGTAAGCTGTTGCTATGGGGAAAACTGTAATAACGGAAATGACGTGGTGACGACTATAGGTGGCGCTACCGTTGTGTCTTTGACATGTGATCCGTCGTCGATGGCATTTAGTAATAGCGGCAATCACTTGAGA ATGGTGTTTTCCCGTACTCTTGTGGTTCTGGTAGCTGTGGTCGCATTGTTCGCTGATCCAGGCTCTAGCTCAATATGCCGCAGCCAAG ACGTTTTTCAGCTACATAATCCTCAAATAAGGGGGAATAACCTCGAGGGAACATTTGACCTAAAGATGGATCTTCCATCCGGCGTCGCCTTTTCCGTCAGCGCTCAAGCAACTGCAGCCCTGTCCATTGGGCTCCCATTGACATACAG CATCCCCAAGACAGAACACACTTGTGAGGGTTTGATGGCAGATGGATGGATCGATTCTTGTCCGGTTAAAAAGGGTTTATCTAAACCATTCCTGATGCCATTACCACATGATTTGCAAAATTACAGGGACGGG ATCAAAGAGGTTGATGTCAGcttcacaatcaccatcaatGGACAGGCTGCAGCGATATGCTCCTTTAAACTTGACAAATTTTGA